From the Lolium rigidum isolate FL_2022 chromosome 2, APGP_CSIRO_Lrig_0.1, whole genome shotgun sequence genome, one window contains:
- the LOC124690832 gene encoding nuclear pore complex protein NUP1-like: protein MDAVADVARPGCIVPGQQAQPRLSRTMSFHPSPLRFSPSRLQNPSPQDPETLAPHRRRYMASRGGYDGGFTAGGKIRRRPASRAAAASPYAPPAAATATVPAARGGEGSGWLTRLVTGSAARLISSVFRKPPPPPLPEPFNAQPTRPESLDARPSQPELLDAPHSPPPPPPPLEDDIPEGEENGGQTAKNLYTDNPENSIKDRDVMLRSSDCHRGIELEELLKQTTSTRSEFEYLAGLLRSRTVGYNTSQAEVGNIKQTESGKKENGSRGLPVDFSIRSYSVADQVASPAELAKAYMGSRCPEGSPLRLRLHDPSFLPNKPVEAITVDKSLNPTLLQSSRLSASTSFDHLGSNYMTPNKSAIHKMSSSSYFKGPVPSRDMSGTVSSSYQTSNSVHTFGRQILKRKSVALNNETCSVISITSLASSATTSRLLCQRG from the exons atggaTGCAGTCGCTGATGTTGCTAGGCCGGGGTGCATTGTTCCCGgccagcaggcgcagccgcgaCTCAGCAGAACAATGT CATTCCACCCCTCCCCTCTTCGATTTTCCCCTTCTCGTCTCCAAAATCCTAGCCCACAAGATCCTGAAACCCTAGCCCCACATCGACGCCGTTACATGGCGTCCCGCGGAGGCTACGACGGCGGCTTCACCGCCGGGGGCAAGATCCGTAGGCGCCCTGCTTCCCGCGCCGCAGCTGCATCACCATACGCACCCCCtgctgccgccaccgccaccgtcccggcggcgcgcggcggtgaaGGGAGCGGCTGGCTCACTCGTCTCGTCACCGGCAGCGCCGCACGTCTTATCTCCTCGGTGTTTCGcaagccgcctccgcctccgcttccggAGCCGTTCAATGCGCAGCCTACGCGGCCAGAATCGCTTGACGCACGGCCCTCGCAACCTGAGTTGCTCGACGCACctcactcgccgccgccgccgccgccgcctttag AGGATGACATTCCAGAAGGAGAAGAAAATGGCGGACAGACTGCTAAA AACCTGTATACTGATAATCCTGAAAACTCTATCAAGGATAGAGATGTCATGCTCAGAAGTTCTGATTGCCATCGTGGTATTGAACTTGAAGAATTATTGAAACAGACAACGTCTACAAG GAGTGAGTTTGAATATTTGGCTGGGCTGTTGCGATCCAGAACTGTTGGATACAATACATCGCAGGCAGAAGTTGGTAATATAAAGCAAACAGAGTCCGGCAAGAAGGAAAATGGATCTAGAGGCTTACCTGTTGATTTCTCCATTAGATCATACAGTGTTGCT GATCAAGTTGCTTCACCTGCAGAACTTGCAAAGGCATATATGGGTTCAAGATGTCCAGAGGGGTCACCCTTGCGCCTTAGATTGCATGACCCCTCTTTTCTACCTAATAAACCAGTAGAAGCGATCACAGTAGATAAATCTCTGAACcccacacttctccaaagttcaaGATTGTCTGCTTCCACGTCCTTTGATCATCTTGGAAGCAACTATATGACTCCAAATAAATCAGCAATACACAAAATGTCATCGTCTTCTTACTTCAAG GGTCCTGTTCCTTCAAGGGACATGTCTGGTACCGTATCTTCATCTTATCAGACCTCAAACAGTGTCCATACATTTGGCAGGCAG atcctgaagaggaAGAGTGTTGCTCTCAACAATGAGACTTGCTCCGTCATTTCCATCACCAGCCTCGCCTCCTCGGCTACTACATCTCGTTTGCTTTGTCAGAGGGGCTAG